The following proteins are encoded in a genomic region of Zea mays cultivar B73 chromosome 9, Zm-B73-REFERENCE-NAM-5.0, whole genome shotgun sequence:
- the LOC100282011 gene encoding avr9/Cf-9 rapidly elicited protein 194 yields the protein MATADHEATDDSSGGPLLVWDCGSMLYDSYELTAFKRQLDAAVLSSSRSLSMPHLTASVATTSLPTTDVQQQQGRRRRRRRLPALLRRLFSRVLRLRLFPATGARGAHYWTGDDRTGSPWSGALTSIPEEQSSSSPEMAESPVVEPAQSKLRKTQSERFIGSKAAAPMVQFDVVL from the coding sequence ATGGCGACGGCTGATCACGAGGCGACGGACGACAgtagcggcggcccgctcctcgtTTGGGACTGCGGCAGCATGCTCTACGACTCGTACGAGCTCACCGCCTTCAAGCGCCAGCTCGACGCCGCTGTGCTCTCCAGCAGCCGCTCGCTCTCCATGCCGCACCTCACGGCCAGCGTCGCCACAACGTCGCTGCCCACCACCGACGTACAGCAGCAGCAGGGAAGGCGGCGCAGGAGGAGGCGCCTGCCCGCCCTGCTCCGGAGGCTCTTCTCCAGGGTGCTCCGGCTGCGGCTATTCCCAGCCACCGGGGCGCGGGGCGCGCACTACTGGACGGGAGACGACCGAACAGGGTCGCCGTGGTCCGGCGCCCTCACGTCCATCCCGGAGGAGCAGAGCTCCAGCAGCCCTGAGATGGCGGAGTCCCCGGTCGTTGAGCCTGCCCAGAGCAAGCTGCGCAAGACACAGTCGGAGCGCTTCATCGGCAGCAAGGCGGCGGCGCCCATGGTGCAATTCGATGTCGTCTTGTAG